GATCAAAAGCGATGTCCGAATCATCGCGGCTTCCAATCAAAATTTGGAGGAGGCCGTCCGTGAAAAGCGGTTCCGCGAAGATCTCTATTATCGTCTCAACGTCATCACGATCACGATTCCCCCGTTACGCTCCCGCCGGGACGATATTCCTCTCCTCTTGAATCATTTCCTCGTGTATTACGCTCAGAAAAACGGAAAACGAATCACCGGTTTCTCGGAAGAAGTGCGGCAGCTATTGATGGATTATGGCTGGCCGGGAAACGTTCGCGAACTGGAAAATCTCGTGGAGCGCGCCGTGGTGCTTACGAAGGGACCGGAACTGACGGTCGATCATCTCCCCGAATTGGTTCGAAAAGCTCCGGCGGCGGAAGGAGACCGAATCCCGATTCCGATCGGAATGCCTCTCGAAGAAGTCGAAAATTTGCTGATCCGCGAGACTCTCAAACGGGCTGGGGGGGATAAAACGCTGGCCGCAAAACTATTGGGCGTTGCGCCAAGAACCATTTACCGGAAGCTGGGAGGCGAATGACATTCTGTCAGCCCATCGGGCCGAGGCGCGACAATTTGGCAACCTGACTCGACACGCAATTCTCGCAGAGTTCGGCACACCCAATCCGCTTTAGCTTTCAATAACTTTCACTTTCCGTGAGATCCGAGAAATCCGCCGTACTGGCATAGGGCTTGCCCACGGAAGATTATGATGCGGTGGATCGACCTGATTCAGCGATACCGAACGACAACCAATGTCACCGGCACGATTCTGGTCGGCTGGCTTCTTTCCGCCATCGTCGGACAAACGATCGGCTTTCTTGTTCCGGCGTCGAAGGATTTTTCCGGACCTTCCGTCGCCGCGGTATCCGAAATCGACACGCTCGCCTTAGCCAGATCGAACACCCAGGCCATCGACTACTACATGCCGATTTGCGAAAGGAATATCTTCGATTCACTTAAACGATCGCCATGCGCCGACGAAGCGGCCGCCGGTGAAGAACAACCGGTTCAGCTCGATCTCAACTCACCGCCCGTAAAAAGCGATATCGGGGCAAAACTTTTGGGAACGATGGTCTCGACAAACCCGAACTTTTCGTTCGGGACGATCGCCCCGCGGGGGAGCGGCGAATCGCAGAGTTATTACATCGACGATACGTTGATGGATGAAGCGAAGATTTACGATATTCAACGAAACCGTGTTTTTTTCATTCGAAACGGCCATCGCGAATACATCGAGGTCGAAAATCTGCCGTCGATCTACGGATCCGGACCCGTGGTC
The sequence above is a segment of the Bdellovibrionota bacterium genome. Coding sequences within it:
- a CDS encoding sigma 54-interacting transcriptional regulator — protein: IKSDVRIIAASNQNLEEAVREKRFREDLYYRLNVITITIPPLRSRRDDIPLLLNHFLVYYAQKNGKRITGFSEEVRQLLMDYGWPGNVRELENLVERAVVLTKGPELTVDHLPELVRKAPAAEGDRIPIPIGMPLEEVENLLIRETLKRAGGDKTLAAKLLGVAPRTIYRKLGGE
- the gspC gene encoding type II secretion system protein GspC, with protein sequence MMRWIDLIQRYRTTTNVTGTILVGWLLSAIVGQTIGFLVPASKDFSGPSVAAVSEIDTLALARSNTQAIDYYMPICERNIFDSLKRSPCADEAAAGEEQPVQLDLNSPPVKSDIGAKLLGTMVSTNPNFSFGTIAPRGSGESQSYYIDDTLMDEAKIYDIQRNRVFFIRNGHREYIEVENLPSIYGSGPVVDSVPAPSAGEGIKHEGDKVIVARAKVDATLGDLNNIIQQARMVPHFEGGQVSGFKVFAIRPGSIFQELGLKNGDVIQRINGAEINTVEKAIPMLQLARTENSLTIDLNRRGQKQTLSIEIR